The DNA segment CGAGGCTCAGGACGGTGCCGGGTTCCGCGGGGGTGGCCAGCAGATGGGCCTGGCTCTCGATTCCGCAGGCGGCGAGCGCTTCGTGCGCGTACGTGCGGTGCACCGGGTCGAGGAACGGCAGCGTCGCGTCGGACGCGTCCACACTGATCCGGCCGGTGAGGCGCTGGGCGACGGCGTCCACGCAGTAGCCCGCGACGGCCGCGTCGCGGAGGCTCTGCGGCTCGTGTTCCTGGAGGTGGGCGAGGAGCGGGGCGTGGCAGCCCGGGAACATGCCGGAGCCGGTCCGCGCGTACACCTGCTGCACGGTGCCGTCCGCCAGCCATCGCGCGACGCGGTCGGCGGCGCGGCCGTCCATCCAGGAGATGGGCGGACGGACCGCACGGCCCTGCCCGTCGCGCAGCCACAGTCCGTCGCCCTGGCCGGTGAGGGCGAGCGCGGTGGGTGGTGCGGGAAGTGCGGCGGCGGTCTCCCGTACGACGTCGGCGACCGTACGGACGACGTCGTCCAGGTCCTGCTCGACCCGGCTGCCGGGCAGTCGTTCCAGGTGGCTGCGGCGGGCCGCGGTGGCCAGTGGCTGTCCTTCGCTGTCGAAGGCGACGGCCTTGGTGAAGGAGGTGCCGATGTCCACGCCGATGATCACGCTCATGGCCGCGCGGCCTCCTGGACCTCGGGGTTGGCGGGGTGGGCCAGCTTCTCGCCGCGTACGAAACGGCCCGCCTCGGCGGCGGTGATCGCGGCGGCGCGGTGCGCGGTCTGCCGGGTCGCCCCCGCCAGGTGCGGGGCGGTGACGACGTTCGGTGCGGTGTGCAACTGCCAGTCTGCGGGCGGTGGTTCGATGTCGTAGACGTCGAGGGCGAGGGCCCCGATGCGGCCGCTCCTCAGCAGGCCGGGCAGCGGAGCGTAGTCGAGGAGGCCGCCGCGGGCGGAGTTGACGAGCACCGCGCCGTCGGGGAGCAGCTTGAGCTTCTCGGCGTCGATGAGGTGGTGGGTCTCGGGCGTGAGCCGGGCGTGCAGGCTCACCACACCGCTGCGCGCGAGGAGTTGGTCGAGGGTAACCGGTTCGACGCCGTCGGCGCGGGCTGCGACGGGATCCGTGTACGGGTCGGCGACGAGGACGTGGGCGCCGAAGGCGCGCAGGACGCGGGCGACGATCCGGCCGATGGCCCCGTACCCCACGAGGCCGACGGTCGCGCCGTCGAGTTCGGTGCCCGCTTCGTCGTACGCGTAGAAGTCACCGCGCCACGTGCCGCGCCTCAGCTCGGCGTCGGCTGTGGTGATCCGGCGCATGGCGGTCAG comes from the Streptomyces sp. NBC_01471 genome and includes:
- a CDS encoding 2-hydroxyacid dehydrogenase, which codes for MRILAAGDHFVLPDLLRTALREELGAGEGPGGVQIGELTLPWPHEPFGPVGDVHEASGTEEQMIEALDGAALCVTQMAPFTERVFAACPELRMVAVSRGGPVNVDLGAATRHGVAVSFAPGRNAPAAAEFAVGLMLTAMRRITTADAELRRGTWRGDFYAYDEAGTELDGATVGLVGYGAIGRIVARVLRAFGAHVLVADPYTDPVAARADGVEPVTLDQLLARSGVVSLHARLTPETHHLIDAEKLKLLPDGAVLVNSARGGLLDYAPLPGLLRSGRIGALALDVYDIEPPPADWQLHTAPNVVTAPHLAGATRQTAHRAAAITAAEAGRFVRGEKLAHPANPEVQEAARP